A region from the Rosa rugosa chromosome 6, drRosRugo1.1, whole genome shotgun sequence genome encodes:
- the LOC133714818 gene encoding cytokinin dehydrogenase 6 yields the protein MRHPPVHLLKQMNIFIIKSFMILFLSSVTVRVNLCSPNTPSLNTLPLEGHFNFHQVQHAARDFGNRYQFLPMAVLHPKTVSDIATLIKHIWDIGPRSELTAAARGHGHSLQGQSQAHGGVVVNMESLKGPEIQVYTGNFPYADVSGGELWINILHESLKYGLAPKSWTDYLHLTVGGTLSNAGISGQAFRHGPQISNVRQLEVVTGKGEIVTCSEKQNDDLFHAVLGGLGQFGIITRARILLEAAPARVKWIRVLYSDFTAFTRDQEHLISGENTFNYIEGFVIINRSGLLNSWRSSFNPKDPVQASQFKSDGRTLFCLEMAKYFNLDKIDVINKEVDKSLSELSYIPSMLFESEVTYTDFLDRVHISEMKLRSKDLWDVPHPWLNLLIPKSKIHTFARGVFGNIHTETSNGPILIYPVNRSKWDNRTSVVIPEEHIFYLVAFLTSAVPSSTGTDGLEHILIQNKRILEFCETANLGVKQYLPHYTKQEEWQAHFGPHWEKFVQRKSTYDPLAILAPGQRIFQKAIPFSSQSLSSIK from the exons ATGAGGCATCCACCAGTTCACCTTCTGAAACAAATGAACATTTTTATCATAAAAAGCTTCATGATCTTGTTTCTGAGCTCTGTAACTGTTAGAGTGAACCTTTGTTCTCCAAATACGCCTTCATTAAACACACTTCCACTTGAAGGTCATTTCAACTTTCACCAAGTTCAGCATGCAGCCCGAGATTTTGGCAACAGGTACCAGTTCCTCCCTATGGCAGTACTACATCCAAAAACGGTTTCGGACATAGCCACTTTAATCAAGCATATTTGGGATATTGGTCCTCGTTCAGAGCTCACAGCTGCTGCTAGAGGCCATGGCCACTCACTCCAGGGTCAGTCACAAGCCCACGGAGGAGTTGTCGTCAATATGGAATCACTTAAGGGGCCCGAAATCCAGGTTTACACTGGAAATTTTCCTTACGCAGATGTCTCTGGTGGTGAGTTGTGGATAAATATCCTGCATGAAAGCTTGAAATATGGGTTAGCACCAAAATCATGGACAGACTACCTACATCTAACTGTTGGTGGTACTCTGTCTAATGCTGGGATCAGTGGGCAGGCATTCCGACATGGCCCCCAGATCAGCAATGTCCGCCAGCTGGAAGTTGTTACAG GAAAAGGGGAGATTGTAACTTGTTCAGAGAAGCAGAATGACGACCTATTTCATGCTGTTCTTGGAGGACTTGGTCAGTTTGGCATCATAACCCGGGCAAGAATATTGTTGGAAGCAGCACCTGCAAGG GTAAAATGGATTAGAGTGCTGTATTCAGATTTCACAGCATTTACCCGAGATCAGGAGCATCTAATATCTGGCGAAAATACATTTAATTACATCGAAGGATTTGTCATAATAAACAGGAGTGGTCTGCTGAACAGTTGGAGATCATCTTTCAATCCAAAAGACCCAGTTCAGGCCAGCCAGTTCAAGTCAGATGGAAGAACTCTATTCTGCCTAGAAATGGCCAAATACTTCAACCTGGACAAGATCGATGTAATAAATAAG GAAGTTGACAAGTCATTGTCTGAATTGAGCTACATCCCTTCCATGCTATTTGAGTCAGAAGTTACATACACAGATTTCTTGGACAGGGTACATATATCTGAGATGAAACTACGCTCAAAAGATCTGTGGGATGTTCCACACCCATGGCTCAATCTTCTTATACCAAAAAGCAAAATTCATACTTTTGCTCGAGGAGTGTTTGGCAACATCCATACAGAAACAAGCAATGGCCCCATCCTCATCTATCCAGTTAACAGATCAAA GTGGGACAACAGAACTTCCGTAGTTATACCGGAGGAACATATTTTTTACTTAGTGGCATTCCTTACCTCTGCAGTTCCCTCTTCAACTGGAACTGATGGTTTAGAACACATCTTAATTCAGAACAAAAGAATTCTAGAATTCTGTGAAACAGCCAATCTTGGGGTCAAGCAATATCTACCGCATTACACCAAACAAGAAGAATGGCAGGCCCACTTTGGCCCCCACTGGGAAAAATTTGTGCAAAGAAAATCTACTTATGACCCTTTGGCAATACTTGCTCCAGGACAGAGAATATTTCAAAAGGCAATACCCTTCTCATCACAGTCGCTATCTAGTATAAAATAA
- the LOC133716113 gene encoding S-locus-specific glycoprotein S13-like, with protein sequence MFLMLFLFLSLLGLRCYCAEVLEITNSKPLAVGQTLVSPGRIFELGCFSFSDSSKQYVGLWQKNVYPRKFVWVANRERPLAVSDGLASLRISRIENLELLDGKQNSLWSANVAAQVPSSNTSSVVAHLLDRGNFVVKNDVEADGLVWQSFDHPGDTMLLTQLLGFNSKAGKRNV encoded by the coding sequence ATGTTCTTGatgttgttcttgttcttgagcTTGCTTGGTTTAAGGTGTTATTGTGCTGAAGTTCTTGAAATCACTAATTCCAAACCATTAGCAGTAGGACAAACTCTAGTCTCCCCTGGCCGGATTTTCGAATTGGGTTGCTTTAGTTTTAGTGATTCAAGTAAGCAGTATGTTGGGTTATGGCAAAAGAATGTATATCCCCGAAAATTTGTGTGGGTGGCCAATAGAGAAAGGCCTCTTGCAGTTTCAGATGGCTTGGCTAGTTTGAGAATTAGTAGAATTGAGAATTTGGAGCTTTTAGATGGGAAGCAGAATTCGTTGTGGTCAGCCAATGTTGCTGCTCAGGTGCCATCATCTAATACTAGTTCAGTTGTTGCACATCTGTTAGATAGGGGAAATTTTGTTGTGAAAAATGATGTAGAAGCCGATGGATTAGTATGGCAGAGCTTTGATCATCCTGGTGACACTATGTTACTGACTCAACTGCTGGGATTCAATAGCAAAGCTGGGAAGAGGAATGTCTAG
- the LOC133717309 gene encoding G-type lectin S-receptor-like serine/threonine-protein kinase At1g61460: MADKIQTSRATIREYIGKDDPSELLIYDFDSILVATNNFSLANKLEKGGFGPVYKGKLLEGKEIAVKRLSSSSGQGKEEFKNETLLISNLQHKNFVRLMGCCVKGDEKLLIYEFMPNRSLDTFLFDPMRRAVLDWPCRFNIIQGIAIGLLYLHHDSCLEVIHRDLKISDILLDEKMNAKISDFGLARIVQETPDLENIERVVGTL, translated from the exons ATGGCTGATAAGATTCAGACTTCACGAGCCACTATAAGAGAATATATTGGAAAAGATGATCCATCTGAGCTATTGATCTATGATTTTGATAGCATATTAGTTGCTACAAACAATTTCAGTCTTGCAAACAAACTCGAAAAAGGAGGATTTGGCCCAGTTTATAAG GGTAAGCTACTAGAAGGGAAGGAAATAGCAGTAAAAAGACTGTCTAGTAGTTCAGGCCAAGGCAAAGAAGAGTTCAAGAATGAGACTTTGTTGATCTCCAATCTTCAACATAAAAATTTTGTTAGACTCATGGGTTGCTGTGTTAAAGGGGATGAGAAGTTACTGATTTATGAGTTCATGCCCAACAGAAGCTTGGATACTTTTCTATTCG ATCCAATGAGAAGAGCAGTGTTGGATTGGCCTTGCCGCTTCAATATTATTCAGGGCATAGCTATAGGGCTTCTTTATCTCCATCACGATTCCTGTTTGGAAGTAATACATAGAGATCTGAAAATTAGCGACATTCTcttggatgagaaaatgaacgcaaaaatttcagattttggattGGCACGCATTGTTCAAGAGACACCAGATTTAGAAAATATTGAGAGGGTTGTGGGAACGCTGTAA